The following coding sequences lie in one Pseudomonadota bacterium genomic window:
- a CDS encoding radical SAM protein, which translates to MVEITFELTRRCNYDCAHCLRDFDHSVSDLPLELLDRILEQAVRYGVIKVGITGGEPTLHPEFGAALDLINKRGLKHHFVTNGTTFVKRVMPLLRQPSRREGLEFVVFSLDGSTPAIHDRIRAPKSFATVMRAIAACKGLGLRFGLSFIIGQYNRDDLDGIALLASHLGADFLSVDHTHPTPENVALGVPIPLEEWRTVEQDLHRLTKAFNLPIRPCQTMYNTNPLYMCPTKAGQVLHVDFEGNLIYCCTLSAFRDGTGQRRDVVADLRTTPLFDAHRLWLERTHQLQRERLAMVEEGRLRPADYHPCLSCHRQFGHLEWTDAY; encoded by the coding sequence ATGGTCGAGATCACCTTTGAGCTGACGCGGCGCTGCAACTACGATTGCGCCCACTGCCTGCGCGACTTCGACCATAGCGTCAGCGATCTACCGCTCGAGCTGCTCGACCGTATTCTCGAGCAGGCGGTGCGCTACGGCGTGATCAAGGTCGGCATCACCGGCGGCGAGCCCACGCTCCATCCGGAGTTCGGCGCGGCGCTCGACCTGATCAACAAGCGCGGCCTCAAGCACCACTTCGTCACCAACGGCACGACCTTCGTCAAGCGGGTGATGCCGCTGCTGCGGCAACCTTCGCGCCGTGAGGGCCTCGAGTTCGTGGTCTTCAGCCTCGACGGCAGCACGCCGGCGATCCACGATCGCATCCGAGCGCCGAAGTCCTTCGCCACCGTGATGCGCGCCATCGCCGCCTGCAAGGGCCTCGGCCTGCGCTTCGGGCTCTCGTTCATCATCGGGCAGTACAACCGGGACGACCTCGACGGCATCGCGCTGCTCGCCAGTCACCTCGGCGCGGACTTCCTCTCGGTCGACCACACGCATCCGACCCCGGAGAACGTGGCGCTCGGCGTGCCCATCCCGCTCGAGGAGTGGCGCACGGTCGAGCAGGATCTCCACCGCCTGACGAAGGCCTTCAACCTGCCGATTCGGCCCTGTCAGACCATGTACAACACCAACCCGCTCTACATGTGTCCGACCAAGGCGGGGCAGGTGCTGCACGTCGATTTCGAGGGCAATCTGATCTACTGCTGCACGCTCTCGGCCTTTCGCGATGGCACGGGTCAGCGGCGCGATGTCGTCGCCGACCTGCGCACGACGCCGCTCTTCGACGCCCACCGCCTCTGGCTCGAGCGCACCCATCAGCTCCAGCGCGAACGCTTGGCGATGGTCGAGGAGGGGCGGCTGCGCCCCGCGGACTACCACCCCTGCTTGAGCTGCCACCGTCAGTTCGGACACCTGGAGTGGACAGATGCCTATTGA